AAGTAATTCAAAAAAGCTTTGAAAATCTTGGTATGATCACTTTTTTCACGTGTGGACCACAAGAAATTCATGCATGGCCAATTGCAAAAGGTCTGACGATTAGACAAGCAAGTGGCGAGATTCATTCAGACTTACAACGCGGATTTATCTGCGCAGAAGTTTTTGGATACAAAGACATTGCAGAACATCTGACAGTTCCTAAATTAAAAGAAGTTGGCAAATTCAGAACTGAAGGCCAAGACTACTTGATGCAAGATGGCGATATTATTAACGTTCGCTTTAACGTTTAAATAAAAAAGTATTTACTTTTTTTGCATAAATTTATAAAGATCCTTACATGATAACAACAATTTCATGTAAGGATCTTTTATTATGGTGCTCAGCAAACATTCTATTCACATTCTTCCAGCAGCTATTATTTCTGTTATGATTATTATTATAAGTTATGGACTTAATCGTATTTTACAAAAATCAATTATCAAATTAGGAGAAAAACATAATCTTGCAGTTCAAATCATTCGAGCTTTAAAATTTTTAACCAGATATTTCATACTACTCATTGCAACGATTTTAATTTTAGAGAATCTTCATGTTCAAATATCAGCACTTTTTGGAACATTTGGAATTATTGCTGTCGGAATAGGATTTGCACTGCAAAATACTCTTGCAGATATGACGGCAGGACTTTTTATTTTATATTATAAACCATTTTTCGTTGGTGATTATATATCTTTTACTTCAAACGAACTTCAACAAAACCTTGAAGGCAAAGTAATTGACATTGATCTACGATGCACAGAACTAAAATACAATGGAAATAAAATTTTAATTCCCAATAATCTTATATACCGTTCAGCTATTACGGTCAAAAAAGCATAAAATTACTATCTCAGCCCGGTAAACTCTTTTTATTTATAAAGGCAGTCATTTATACTATACATACATCATAACATTTGAAAGAAATATTCATGATACATATATATAGAATAAGTACTGCGTTTTTTTTATGTAGCTCGCTATTTTTGTCCGCAATGGAACCGTATGAAATGATAAGACGGTCAGAATTAAAGGAGACTGCAGCGCGCGATTTTCAAAAGAAATCATCGAAAGAATCAGCACGAAAAGTTCCTGACGCAATAAAGTCTGAAATTGCGCATAAAGAACAAATGCATGTAACTGAAAAAAAGACTCGCCAATTAAGCCTAGAAAAAACAAAACCAACTCGTGCGCAAGAATTAAACATACATCGAGAACTTAAAGAGCAAGACCAACCTGCTATACAACCTATTAATCTATCGCCGCAAACAAATACAACGATTGATACATCCTCAGTAACGCCAATCGATAGTTCACTTCAACTCGATATACAGACTAAAAATGAAAGTAATAAAAATACGACAACGACTCTTGTTCAAAATTATGGGGGAGGGCAATCTCAAATCTTAGACCTTGCACAAGAAAAAGTTCAATCTGAGTACGAAAATGCTCTCCAAAAAGCTATTGCTTCATCAGTTATTGATACTCCTATACAATCTCACGGCATTGATGAATTTCTCGATGAACACATTCAACATGCAGCTCATGAACTATTTCATATTACACCAACTCAAACACCAACCAAAGCACCAAGTAATTTGCCTTTACAGATAAGAAAAATAGCAGAGCAAATCAGAAAATATAATAGTATAAAAAATTATAGCAATATGCATGACATGGCAGAATTTATTCAAACTATGCACAACTTCCTCAAAGAAAGTAAGTTGGTCATGCTATCAGAAACTATACTAAAAAATATGGCACAAGCTTACACAACAGCAAGTAAATTGTCGTATGAGCTGACTGAGCAAAAAAGACTATTTACTATAGATGCTATACCCTTACATGTTCGTCAAATCTTTGATAGTTCTCTGGCAGCCTACAACAATATAGCTTTGATACAAAATACAAACGTAATGATGAAAACTATATACGAAACCAATGGATCAATTGAAAAAATTATCAATACTATGGACACTAGTTTTACAAACATTGCAGAAGATGAACAAGATGGATTACAAATTTTATTTATGACCTTTGTACTTATTTTCAAAACGAGCATTGCTGCAACAAGTATGGTGATCAATGACGCAAATCAAAGATATAAAATCATAGAGCCGTTAATAATTATGCCAATATTTTAAAATTGATCACAAGTAAGCGTCAAAAGTTCTTTGAGCACTGCCGTATCATCAGACTTTGCAATCGCTTGCTGAACAGTATCTTGAAAAAACTTTTCTAAACGAACTGGCCATGGTTCAAGGTTTTTGTGTAGATGTTGTAAGCTTTCAATGTCTTTATTTTCAATAATTTTTTGCAAAGAACTATTAAGTTGATTCATAAAAGCATCTAATTGTTGAAACTGATCTGCTGATTCTATAGTCTTATCAGTGTAAACAAAAAATTTCGCTAATGACGGATTTGAACATTTTTTTAATAAATCTATAATTTGCACGACAATAGTATTGAGTAATTTTGCTGCTACTTCAACTTGCACCGTTTGTGAAAAATCAATGCGAGATCGGCGTAACTGCTCTTGCTGTAAAGCATGTTCATCCCACTCTTTTTTTTGTATTCTATCAAATTCTTTATAGTAATTTTCTTTACTAACTGCTTGACCATTGATAAAAAATTCATCTTTTTGCGCAGAACCTGACACCATAACGTGCTTAAATGTGTGGCCTAACATTGTTTGTTCAGTTACACTCGTCATCGTATGATATATCAGATGCGCAGGCAAATAATAAGGTGACAGCAAAGCGATTATTAAAAAAAATATTTTTTTTACTTTCATTTTCAGACTCGACATGTTAAAAATATTATTAAAATTTTAAATATGTGATAACGTATCAAATTTTTATATAAATGATAACTGAGTTTGCGTAGACTCTGTAAACCAAATTTTTACGAAAGAGTTTTGCCCTGCGTTTTCTACGAAAACTCCGGCGATTTTCTGGCCGGTGTGCCTGGTGCACTATTTTTTAGATGCAAAAGCCTAACGTAGCGGCTGCCACCAATGTTTTCGCAGATGAGCTCAGCGATATCGTATGATTGCAGGCTACTTTTAAATTTGGTTCACACAGCCTAGACTGTTTAGATAAATTTTTTAGGTTCATGTAAAAAGCTCAGGAGCGAGTGCAAGTAAAAGCTTGTTAAAAAATAAAAAAATATATGCTACAATTAAAAATAATATAGTTTATATGGATAACAATGTTGAATAACAAAATAAAGAAAAAACAGGCTTTTTTTTCAATCTCTGCAGTAGCAAAAATGTTTTCTGTTCATCAGCAAACAATACGACTGTACGAAAAAGAAGGATTCATTACCCCAAAGCGATCTGACGGAAACACTCGCATGTTTTCAGAGGAAGATGTTGACCGTCTTGAAGAAATAATTCACTTAACTCACCAAATGGGAATCAATCTTGCTGGTGTTGAAATGATATTAAAACTTCAAAAAAAAATCACACGCATGCAAAAAGATATGAATAAAATTTTTACCAATGCACAATCTGAGCTTATTCAGGAAACTGATGCGCGTAAATCTTTAATTCAAGCGCAAACAAAGCAATTATTAAAAATTAAAAATCATCCAGATGCAGAAATTGTTCATGATGTTACAACGCATGAAAAATCAAAAAAAGATAATTTTAACGATTGGGATATAGATTACGAAGAGTAATCTTAAGCGATGATACTTGTAAAACAGGTTTTTTAAAAGACTTGTAGCATACAATAAACTGTTTTATATTTCTAAATTGGAAAAGGATCATCATGACAAAAAAAACATTCTTAGAAAGCGACGATCAATTTATTGTATCATATGAACTCTTACATATTTTACAATGGTTACTAACCTATGAAAAAGAAGCTTTTTCTCAACTCGTAGAACAAGCCTACATCAAAGGTTCACAGAGCATGCAAAGCAATAGCGAAGTATACGAGCAGATTGAAGAGTCAGAAGACTTACAAAACAGCGTTCTTGATTTCTTTAATTTTTTAGAAAAAGAAGTCAGCATAGTTGCCCACGCTGAATCAATTAAACACATCATGCAAAAAAATCTGTTAAAGACACTTGACCATATTGATCCAAAAGTTTTTGATGCTGCAATTATTCAAGAAAGCATGCAAGTAACTGCTGAAAAAATTAATCCTCAACGCAACCATCAAGCAAAAGACTATTTTTTAAAACAATTGTTAAAAAAATGGCATCCAAAGAAAGAAAAAAATAAAAAACACAGTCTGAATTAAAAATAGGGCCTCAACAGAAGGCCCTATTCAATATATTAGCCTGCCTGAATGGGACAATTGACAAAAGGTCAGATTTCAGGTATGATAGTTTATGAATGGGAAATAATTCTAATCGACTACTAAGCCTGGCATTCACGGGCCAGTAGCTAATCTCTAAAAAAAAGTCACAATGAACCAAAATTCATCTCGACCTACTAATCCTAGGTCAACGCAACAATCACGTGATGGTAGACCTTCTTTTTCTTCTAACAAAAAAAGATCTAACGATTCACACAGCAACTCGTATAGCTCACAAGGTAATTCATCATACAGTTCACAAGGTAATGGCTCAAGCTCACAAGGCGAAAGATCATCATCTTCATCTCGTCCATCATACCAAGGCAGCAGCAATGGCGGCGAACGCTCTTCATACGGATCATCAAATTCATCTCAAGGCGGCAGATCATACGGATCGTCTCAAGGTGGTAGATCATCTTATGGATCTTCTTCACAAGGCGGCAGATCTTCTTATGGTTCACAAGGTGGTTACGGCGGCGGACGCAATCGTCGACCAAGCAAAAAAAATACACTTGATATTTCAGCGTTTATTAACAGAGTAACTGCTGACACAACACCTGCAGCGGTTTTTGTTCCAAAACACCAGTTTGCTGAGTTAAACTTACATGCAGATCTTTTAAAAAACTTAGAAACACGTGGATTTGTTCAACCAACTCCAATTCAAGATGCTGTTATTCCAAGTATTACGAATAATAACCAGGATCTTGTAGGACTTGCTAACACAGGTACAGGTAAAACAGGTGCTTTCTTAATTCCTTTAATTAACAAAGCGCTGACAAACAGAGATCAACAAACATTAATCTTAGCTCCAACTCGTGAGTTAGCGGTTCAAATCGAAAAAGAATTTTATCTTCTT
This genomic interval from Candidatus Chromulinivorax destructor contains the following:
- a CDS encoding mechanosensitive ion channel family protein, producing MVLSKHSIHILPAAIISVMIIIISYGLNRILQKSIIKLGEKHNLAVQIIRALKFLTRYFILLIATILILENLHVQISALFGTFGIIAVGIGFALQNTLADMTAGLFILYYKPFFVGDYISFTSNELQQNLEGKVIDIDLRCTELKYNGNKILIPNNLIYRSAITVKKA
- a CDS encoding MerR family transcriptional regulator — translated: MLNNKIKKKQAFFSISAVAKMFSVHQQTIRLYEKEGFITPKRSDGNTRMFSEEDVDRLEEIIHLTHQMGINLAGVEMILKLQKKITRMQKDMNKIFTNAQSELIQETDARKSLIQAQTKQLLKIKNHPDAEIVHDVTTHEKSKKDNFNDWDIDYEE